A part of Bacillus thuringiensis genomic DNA contains:
- the citZ gene encoding citrate synthase, giving the protein MGEFSGKGENVMTVIRGLEGVVATTSSVSSIIDDTLTYVGYNIDDLAENATFEEVVYLLWHRKLPNEQELAKFKETVSEYYKVPGEILTYLKQVDLKIAHPMSVLRTAISMLSLYDESAENMDENSNYLKAVKLQAQVGTLVAAYARIRKGLDVVEPRNDLSLAANFLYMLNDREPNEVEIEAFDKALVLHADHELNASTFTARVCVATLSDVYSGITAAIGALKGPLHGGANENVMKMLTEIGEEENVESYIHNALQNKVKIMGFGHRVYEQGDPRAKHLREMSKRLCVLLGEDKWYNMSIKIEDIVTKEKGLPPNVDFYSASVYHCLGIDHDLFTPIFAISRMSGWLAHILEQYENNRLIRPRADYNGPTHQVYVPIAQR; this is encoded by the coding sequence TTGGGAGAATTTTCAGGAAAAGGAGAGAATGTCATGACTGTTATTCGAGGTTTAGAAGGGGTAGTAGCAACAACATCATCTGTGAGCTCTATTATTGATGATACATTAACTTATGTTGGGTATAATATTGATGATTTAGCTGAGAATGCTACATTTGAAGAAGTAGTGTACTTATTATGGCATCGCAAGCTTCCTAATGAACAAGAACTAGCGAAATTTAAAGAAACTGTATCGGAATACTATAAAGTTCCAGGTGAGATTTTAACATATTTGAAACAAGTAGATTTAAAAATCGCACATCCGATGTCTGTTTTACGAACTGCAATTTCCATGCTATCATTATACGATGAGAGCGCTGAAAATATGGATGAAAACTCCAATTATTTGAAAGCGGTTAAATTGCAGGCTCAAGTGGGAACTTTAGTTGCTGCTTATGCAAGAATTCGTAAAGGTTTAGATGTTGTTGAGCCTAGAAACGATTTATCATTAGCTGCAAACTTCTTGTACATGTTAAATGATCGCGAGCCAAATGAGGTTGAAATTGAAGCTTTTGATAAGGCGCTTGTACTTCACGCAGATCATGAATTAAACGCTTCTACATTTACTGCACGCGTTTGTGTAGCTACACTTTCAGATGTATATTCTGGTATTACAGCAGCAATCGGTGCGTTAAAAGGTCCTCTTCACGGCGGGGCAAATGAAAATGTAATGAAGATGTTAACTGAAATTGGCGAAGAAGAAAATGTAGAATCATATATTCATAATGCTCTTCAAAATAAAGTAAAAATCATGGGCTTTGGCCACCGTGTATATGAGCAGGGCGATCCGCGTGCAAAACATTTACGCGAAATGTCTAAGAGATTATGCGTGCTTTTAGGAGAAGACAAATGGTATAATATGTCTATCAAAATTGAAGACATTGTAACAAAAGAAAAAGGTCTTCCACCAAATGTTGATTTCTATTCAGCTTCTGTATACCATTGCTTAGGAATTGACCATGACTTATTTACACCTATTTTTGCAATTAGCCGTATGTCAGGCTGGTTAGCTCATATTCTAGAACAATATGAAAACAACCGTTTAATCCGTCCGCGTGCTGATTATAATGGACCAACACATCAAGTGTACGTTCCAATTGCACAACGATAA
- a CDS encoding DUF441 domain-containing protein encodes MISQSTLFLFILLIIGLIAKNQSLTVAIGVLFLLKFTFLGDKVFPYLQTKGINLGVTVITIAVLVPIATGEIGFKQLGEAAKSYYAWIALASGVAVALLAKGGVQLLTTDPHITTALVFGTIIAVALFNGVAVGPLIGAGIAYAVMSIIQMFK; translated from the coding sequence ATGATTAGTCAGTCAACGTTATTTTTATTCATACTACTTATTATAGGACTTATTGCGAAAAACCAATCGCTTACTGTAGCTATTGGTGTGTTATTTTTATTGAAATTTACGTTTCTAGGAGATAAAGTCTTTCCTTATCTACAAACGAAAGGGATTAACCTTGGTGTTACGGTTATTACAATAGCAGTACTCGTACCGATTGCGACGGGGGAAATAGGTTTTAAACAACTTGGAGAAGCAGCGAAATCGTATTATGCATGGATTGCTTTAGCTTCAGGGGTAGCGGTTGCTTTGCTAGCGAAAGGCGGCGTACAATTATTGACGACGGATCCTCATATTACAACTGCGCTCGTTTTCGGGACAATTATAGCGGTTGCTTTATTTAATGGAGTTGCTGTAGGTCCATTAATTGGGGCTGGAATTGCCTATGCAGTTATGAGTATTATACAGATGTTTAAATAA
- the ytvI gene encoding sporulation integral membrane protein YtvI — translation MNRNLLYMILRLIFVIVATVAGFYALLYMSGLIYPFIIAFAFAYLINPVVNFLNQKLQFPRALAVLVSLILVFGAIVGLVTYLVTEAISATTYLLQLVTVKFPDIVKFAEQFALNHIMPLYDDLISKFNHLGEPQRYTITQNIQNLGTEATTQMKELLTAIISGLTNFISALPTTLTVLVFVLLATFFISYDWHRLAQKVRKFLPNRVHGYGKTIFVDLRKALFGFVKAQLTLVSMTTVIVLIGLLILRVPYAITIAIITGVVDLLPYLGTGAVFVPWVIYVFFTGDTAFAIGLLILYIVVIVQRQIMEPKVLSSNIGLDPLATLIALFVGFKLFGFLGLIIGPVTLVLLNTLHKARVFHDLWKYIKGSPSK, via the coding sequence TTGAACCGAAACTTACTATATATGATATTGCGACTCATATTTGTCATTGTAGCAACGGTAGCCGGGTTCTATGCATTACTATATATGTCAGGACTTATCTACCCTTTTATTATCGCTTTCGCATTTGCTTATTTAATTAATCCCGTCGTCAATTTCCTTAATCAAAAACTACAATTTCCTCGCGCACTAGCCGTGCTCGTTAGCTTAATTCTCGTATTCGGAGCTATCGTTGGGCTCGTTACATACCTTGTAACAGAAGCAATATCTGCCACAACATACTTACTACAACTTGTTACAGTAAAGTTTCCAGATATCGTGAAATTCGCAGAGCAATTTGCACTTAATCATATTATGCCTCTCTATGATGATTTAATTTCTAAATTTAATCATCTTGGGGAACCACAGCGCTATACGATTACACAAAACATTCAAAACTTAGGAACCGAAGCAACGACACAAATGAAAGAACTTTTAACTGCTATTATAAGCGGGTTAACAAATTTCATTAGTGCATTACCAACAACTTTAACTGTTCTTGTATTCGTTTTATTAGCCACTTTCTTCATTAGTTACGATTGGCACCGTCTTGCTCAGAAAGTAAGAAAATTTTTGCCCAATCGTGTTCATGGCTATGGAAAAACTATTTTTGTCGATTTAAGAAAAGCTTTATTTGGTTTTGTTAAAGCGCAACTTACACTCGTATCTATGACAACTGTTATTGTACTAATCGGACTGTTAATATTACGTGTACCATACGCCATTACTATCGCGATTATTACAGGGGTTGTAGATTTACTCCCATACCTAGGAACAGGCGCCGTCTTCGTCCCTTGGGTTATATACGTATTTTTCACTGGCGACACTGCTTTCGCCATCGGTCTTCTCATCTTATACATCGTCGTGATTGTCCAAAGACAAATTATGGAGCCTAAAGTACTTTCATCTAATATCGGCCTCGATCCATTAGCAACACTGATCGCTCTATTTGTCGGCTTTAAGCTTTTTGGCTTTTTAGGATTAATCATCGGTCCGGTCACCTTAGTACTACTTAATACATTGCACAAAGCTCGTGTATTCCATGATTTGTGGAAATATATTAAAGGCTCACCTTCAAAATAA
- a CDS encoding FxsA family protein — protein MKWLLFLFILIPAIEITVLIGSSHVIGLWSTFAMIVFTGVVGVYLAKRQGFKVLGEIQSKLNRGEMPGAAVLDGIFIFVGGILLILPGYVTDIIGFIFVLPMTRALLKPFVMKWMEWKFRKNSTIIVQK, from the coding sequence ATGAAGTGGTTACTATTCTTGTTTATTTTAATACCGGCGATTGAGATTACGGTCTTAATTGGATCGAGTCATGTAATAGGTTTATGGTCTACGTTCGCTATGATTGTATTTACGGGTGTTGTAGGTGTCTATTTGGCGAAAAGGCAAGGATTTAAAGTGCTGGGAGAGATTCAATCTAAGTTGAATAGAGGGGAAATGCCAGGAGCGGCAGTGCTAGATGGTATTTTTATCTTTGTAGGAGGTATTCTTTTGATACTTCCCGGATATGTAACGGATATAATAGGGTTTATCTTTGTTCTCCCTATGACGAGGGCTTTGTTGAAGCCATTTGTTATGAAGTGGATGGAATGGAAGTTTAGAAAGAATTCTACTATTATTGTGCAGAAATAG
- the pyk gene encoding pyruvate kinase gives MRKTKIVCTIGPASESIEKLEQLIEAGMNVARLNFSHGSHEEHGARIKNIREASKKTGKTVGILLDTKGPEIRTHDFVDGQAELVTGAEVVLSTEQVLGTAEKFSVSYAGLYDDVDPGSRILIDDGLIELEVIEKADGNIRTKVLNSGTVKNKKGVNVPNVSIKLPGITEKDVKDIVFGIEQKVDFIAASFVRKASDVLEIRELLEGHNAQYIQIVPKIENQEGIDNIDSILEVSDGLMVARGDMGVEIPPEEVPLVQKRLIKKCNVLGKPVITATQMLDSMQRNPRPTRAEASDVANAIFDGTDAIMLSGETAAGQYPVEAVTMMANIAVRVEKSLQYEDMFKKRIKEFTPTITDAISQSVAHTALALDVAAIVAPTESGHTAKMISKYRPKSPIVAVTSDEQVGRRLALVWGVQAFMAGKRAASTDEMLDTAIQTGMDAGLIGLGDTVVITAGVPVAETGTTNLMKIHVVGEEVAKGQGIGRKAAKGKVVVAKTAAEAVANVNEGDILVTTSTDKDMIPAIEKAAALVVEEGGLTSHAAVVGVSIGIPVIVGVNGVTATLKNGQEVTVDAARGIVYNGHAEVL, from the coding sequence ATGCGTAAAACTAAAATTGTATGTACTATAGGTCCTGCTAGTGAAAGTATTGAGAAATTAGAACAATTAATCGAAGCGGGTATGAACGTTGCTCGTTTAAACTTCTCTCATGGTAGCCATGAAGAGCACGGCGCTCGTATTAAAAACATTCGTGAAGCTTCAAAGAAAACTGGTAAAACAGTTGGTATCTTACTTGATACAAAAGGTCCAGAAATCCGTACTCACGACTTCGTAGACGGACAAGCTGAGCTTGTAACAGGTGCAGAAGTAGTTCTTTCTACTGAGCAAGTATTAGGTACTGCAGAGAAGTTCTCTGTATCTTATGCTGGTCTTTATGACGATGTAGACCCAGGTTCTCGTATTCTAATCGATGACGGTCTTATCGAACTAGAAGTAATCGAAAAAGCTGACGGAAACATCCGTACAAAAGTTTTAAACAGCGGAACTGTAAAAAATAAAAAAGGTGTTAACGTACCAAACGTAAGCATTAAGCTTCCTGGTATCACTGAAAAAGACGTAAAAGATATCGTTTTCGGTATCGAGCAAAAAGTTGATTTCATTGCAGCTTCATTCGTACGTAAAGCATCTGACGTATTAGAGATCCGTGAATTATTAGAAGGGCATAACGCTCAATACATTCAAATCGTACCAAAAATCGAAAACCAAGAGGGTATCGATAATATCGATTCAATCTTAGAAGTTTCTGACGGTTTAATGGTAGCTCGTGGTGATATGGGTGTAGAAATTCCGCCAGAAGAAGTACCATTAGTACAAAAACGTCTAATCAAAAAATGTAACGTGTTAGGTAAACCGGTTATTACTGCGACACAAATGTTAGATTCTATGCAACGTAACCCACGTCCAACTCGCGCGGAAGCAAGTGACGTAGCTAACGCAATCTTCGATGGTACAGATGCAATCATGCTTTCAGGTGAAACAGCTGCTGGTCAATACCCAGTAGAAGCAGTAACAATGATGGCTAACATTGCAGTACGTGTTGAAAAATCATTACAATATGAAGATATGTTCAAAAAACGTATTAAAGAGTTCACTCCAACAATTACAGATGCAATTAGCCAATCTGTTGCGCATACAGCACTTGCTCTTGATGTAGCTGCAATCGTAGCTCCAACAGAAAGTGGACATACTGCAAAAATGATCTCTAAATACCGTCCAAAATCTCCAATCGTAGCTGTAACATCTGACGAGCAAGTAGGACGTCGTCTTGCACTTGTTTGGGGTGTACAAGCATTTATGGCTGGAAAACGTGCAGCGTCTACTGACGAAATGTTAGATACTGCAATTCAAACAGGTATGGATGCAGGTCTAATTGGACTTGGAGACACTGTAGTAATCACTGCTGGTGTACCGGTTGCTGAAACTGGTACAACAAACTTAATGAAAATCCATGTTGTTGGTGAAGAAGTTGCGAAAGGACAAGGAATCGGTCGCAAAGCTGCAAAAGGTAAAGTAGTTGTAGCGAAAACAGCTGCTGAAGCTGTAGCGAACGTAAACGAAGGTGATATCCTTGTTACAACAAGTACTGATAAAGATATGATTCCTGCAATCGAAAAAGCTGCTGCTCTAGTTGTAGAAGAAGGCGGTCTAACAAGCCATGCGGCTGTTGTAGGTGTATCAATTGGTATTCCTGTTATCGTTGGTGTAAACGGCGTAACAGCAACTTTAAAAAATGGCCAAGAAGTAACAGTTGATGCAGCACGCGGAATTGTTTATAATGGACATGCGGAAGTGCTATAA
- the pfkA gene encoding 6-phosphofructokinase: MKRIGVLTSGGDSPGMNAAIRAVVRKAIFHDIEVYGIYHGYAGLISGHIEKLELGSVGDIIHRGGTKLYTARCPEFKDPEVRLKGIEQLKKHGIEGLVVIGGDGSYQGAKKLTEQGFPCVGVPGTIDNDIPGTDFTIGFDTALNTVIDAIDKIRDTATSHERTYVIEVMGRHAGDIALWAGLADGAETILIPEEEYDMEDVIARLKRGSERGKKHSIIIVAEGVGSAIDIGKHIEEATNFDTRVTVLGHVQRGGSPSAQDRVLASRLGARAVELLIAGRGGRCVGIQDNKLVDHDIIEALAQKHTIDKDMYQLSKELSI, translated from the coding sequence ATGAAACGTATTGGTGTATTAACAAGTGGTGGAGATTCACCTGGTATGAATGCTGCCATTCGTGCAGTTGTTCGTAAAGCGATTTTCCATGATATTGAAGTATATGGTATTTACCATGGATACGCTGGTTTAATTTCTGGTCATATTGAAAAATTAGAACTTGGTTCTGTTGGCGATATTATCCACCGTGGTGGTACAAAATTATATACAGCAAGATGTCCTGAGTTTAAAGATCCAGAAGTACGACTAAAAGGTATCGAGCAATTAAAGAAACACGGTATCGAAGGACTTGTTGTTATTGGTGGAGATGGTTCTTACCAAGGTGCTAAAAAATTAACTGAACAAGGATTCCCATGTGTTGGTGTACCAGGTACAATCGACAATGATATTCCTGGAACAGACTTCACAATTGGTTTCGATACAGCTTTAAATACTGTTATTGATGCAATTGATAAAATTCGTGACACAGCTACATCTCATGAACGTACATATGTTATCGAAGTAATGGGACGTCATGCTGGAGATATCGCATTATGGGCTGGTTTAGCTGATGGTGCTGAAACAATTTTAATTCCAGAAGAAGAGTATGACATGGAAGATGTTATTGCTCGTCTGAAGCGCGGTAGTGAACGTGGTAAAAAACACAGTATTATCATTGTAGCTGAAGGTGTTGGAAGTGCAATTGACATCGGTAAGCATATTGAAGAAGCAACAAACTTTGATACTCGTGTAACTGTATTAGGTCACGTACAACGTGGTGGATCACCAAGTGCACAAGACCGTGTATTAGCAAGTCGTCTTGGCGCAAGAGCAGTTGAATTGTTAATTGCTGGTAGAGGTGGACGTTGTGTAGGTATTCAAGATAATAAACTTGTTGATCATGATATTATCGAAGCGTTAGCTCAAAAGCATACAATCGATAAAGATATGTATCAATTATCTAAAGAATTATCCATCTAA
- the accA gene encoding acetyl-CoA carboxylase carboxyl transferase subunit alpha, with the protein MAELEFEKPVVELRNKIRELKDYTKNSQMDFSEEIRILEDKLEKLEEDIYGNMKVWDRVQIARHAERPTTLDYIEHLFTNFFECHGDRLFGDDAAIVGGIAKYKGMPVTVIGHQRGKDTKENIRRNFGMPHPEGYRKALRLMKQAEKFNRPIICFIDTKGAYPGKAAEERGQSEAIARNLFEMAGLTVPVICIVIGEGGSGGALGLGVGDYIHMLENSTYSVITPEGAAAILWKDAGKAKEAAEAMKITALDLKELGVIDEIIPEAKGGAHRNILKQSENIDLMLKKTFEQLSGISKDELIEKRYEKYMKIGQVSFSNASIGIK; encoded by the coding sequence ATGGCAGAGCTAGAATTTGAAAAACCAGTTGTTGAGCTAAGAAATAAGATTCGTGAACTGAAAGACTATACGAAAAACAGCCAGATGGACTTCAGTGAGGAGATTCGTATTTTGGAAGACAAGTTAGAAAAATTAGAGGAAGATATATACGGCAATATGAAAGTATGGGACCGTGTTCAAATTGCTCGTCATGCAGAACGACCGACAACGCTCGATTATATTGAGCACTTATTTACTAATTTTTTTGAATGTCATGGAGATCGTCTATTTGGCGACGATGCAGCGATTGTCGGCGGCATTGCGAAATATAAGGGGATGCCAGTAACTGTAATTGGGCATCAACGCGGAAAAGATACGAAAGAAAATATTCGTCGTAATTTTGGGATGCCTCATCCAGAAGGATATCGAAAAGCACTGCGTCTAATGAAACAAGCGGAAAAGTTTAATCGTCCTATTATTTGTTTCATCGATACGAAGGGAGCTTATCCTGGTAAAGCAGCTGAAGAACGTGGACAAAGTGAGGCAATTGCCCGCAATTTATTTGAAATGGCGGGTTTAACTGTACCTGTTATTTGTATTGTTATCGGTGAAGGCGGTAGTGGTGGTGCGTTAGGTCTTGGAGTAGGAGATTACATTCATATGCTAGAAAATTCCACGTATTCTGTTATTACACCAGAGGGTGCGGCGGCAATTCTTTGGAAAGACGCTGGTAAAGCAAAAGAAGCTGCAGAAGCGATGAAAATTACAGCATTAGATTTGAAAGAATTAGGTGTAATTGACGAAATCATTCCAGAGGCAAAAGGCGGAGCGCATCGTAATATTTTAAAACAATCAGAAAATATAGATTTAATGCTTAAGAAAACTTTTGAACAATTAAGCGGAATTTCAAAAGATGAATTAATCGAAAAACGTTATGAAAAATATATGAAAATTGGGCAAGTTTCGTTTTCAAACGCTTCCATTGGGATAAAATAA
- the accD gene encoding acetyl-CoA carboxylase, carboxyltransferase subunit beta, which yields MLRDLFVKKKKYAAIPSEQVRKDVPDGVMTKCPKCKKIMYTKEVLKNLKVCVNCGYHHPMNAWERLDSILDEGSFREYDKEMVSLNPLEFPGYEEKLESDRKKTELNEAVVTGEGTIDDMLVVVAVMDSRFRMGSMGSVVGEKIARAVEKAYDLQVPFIIFTASGGARMQEGILSLMQMAKTSVALKKHSNAGGLFISVMTHPTTGGVSASFASLGDYNLAEPGALIGFAGRRVIEQTVREKLPEDFQTAEFLLEHGQLDAVVHRDDMRESLRKILEVHQGGEMAVWQS from the coding sequence GTGCTAAGAGATTTATTCGTGAAAAAGAAAAAGTACGCTGCAATACCTTCAGAACAAGTACGAAAAGATGTACCGGATGGCGTTATGACAAAATGTCCGAAATGTAAAAAAATCATGTATACGAAAGAGGTTCTAAAAAATTTAAAAGTATGTGTGAATTGTGGATATCATCATCCTATGAATGCATGGGAACGTCTTGATAGTATATTGGACGAAGGGTCATTCCGTGAGTATGACAAAGAAATGGTTTCATTAAATCCACTCGAGTTTCCAGGATACGAAGAGAAACTAGAGAGCGATCGTAAGAAGACTGAATTGAACGAAGCGGTTGTAACTGGTGAAGGAACAATTGATGACATGCTTGTTGTTGTTGCAGTAATGGATTCTCGTTTTCGAATGGGCAGCATGGGCTCTGTTGTAGGAGAGAAAATTGCCCGTGCAGTTGAAAAAGCATACGACTTACAAGTTCCATTTATTATCTTTACTGCGTCGGGTGGTGCCCGTATGCAAGAAGGGATATTAAGTTTAATGCAAATGGCAAAAACAAGCGTAGCTTTGAAAAAGCATAGTAATGCAGGAGGGTTATTTATTTCTGTTATGACTCACCCAACGACGGGCGGGGTTTCAGCAAGTTTCGCTTCACTTGGTGATTACAATCTTGCAGAGCCAGGTGCACTTATCGGATTTGCTGGTAGACGTGTAATTGAACAAACAGTGCGTGAGAAACTACCGGAAGATTTCCAAACGGCAGAATTTTTATTAGAGCACGGTCAATTAGATGCGGTGGTGCATCGTGATGATATGAGAGAATCGCTCCGTAAGATTTTAGAAGTTCATCAAGGAGGGGAAATGGCTGTATGGCAGAGCTAG
- a CDS encoding FadR/GntR family transcriptional regulator yields MTSSNTKVYLEIVKKIRSIMEEDGLVAGDRLPSERELSSRLNVGRSSVREALRALELVGLIETRRGEGTFIRNFYDNGLVQLIAPFLLQDEKTIRDLLQTKRLLEKDMIRIVCNLPKETFSKVLRKLHQVLEENENSMPMLHQTFFKTLIEQVDNYLLYRIWMIVNDYVSTLSCKVSGDSIKMYRKLYATLEEKQENDALKIYDELVENIQFHS; encoded by the coding sequence TTGACATCATCAAATACAAAAGTATATCTCGAAATTGTAAAAAAAATCCGTTCCATTATGGAAGAAGATGGATTGGTGGCGGGGGATCGTTTGCCGTCTGAGCGTGAGTTAAGTTCACGTTTAAACGTAGGGCGTTCCTCTGTAAGAGAAGCATTGCGTGCTTTAGAACTGGTAGGATTGATTGAAACGAGACGTGGTGAAGGGACGTTTATTCGAAACTTTTACGATAACGGTCTTGTACAATTGATTGCGCCGTTCTTGCTGCAAGATGAGAAAACAATTCGTGATTTATTACAAACAAAACGATTACTTGAGAAAGATATGATTCGAATTGTATGTAATTTACCGAAAGAAACGTTTTCTAAAGTGCTAAGAAAATTACATCAAGTGCTTGAAGAAAATGAAAACTCAATGCCGATGCTTCATCAAACGTTCTTTAAAACACTTATTGAACAAGTCGATAATTATTTACTATATCGCATTTGGATGATCGTAAATGATTACGTATCAACTCTTTCTTGTAAAGTTTCAGGAGATTCTATCAAGATGTATAGAAAGCTTTATGCTACTTTGGAAGAAAAACAAGAAAATGATGCACTAAAAATTTACGATGAATTAGTAGAGAATATACAGTTTCACTCGTAA
- a CDS encoding NAD(P)-dependent malic enzyme, producing MHKVHQGKLETVSKVKVENAKDLSLAYSPGVAEPCKEIYDDKSKVYEYTMKGNMVAVVTDGTAVLGLGNIGPEASLPVMEGKAVLFKSFAGVDAFPIALNTNDVDKIVETVKLMEPTFGGVNLEDIAAPNCFIIEERLKKETNIPIFHDDQHGTAIVTVAGLVNALKLVGKKMSDIKVVANGAGAAGIAIIKLLYRYGVRDIIMCDRKGAIYEGRPTGMNPVKDEVAKYTNKNRIEGSLADVVQGADVFIGVSAEGALTEEMVRTMNDNAIIFAMANPVPEIMPELAKAAGAAVVGTGRSDFANQVNNVLAFPGIFRGALDVHATQINEEMKMAAVQAIAELVAEDELNADYIIPAPFDARVAPQVAAYVAKAAMETGVARRQVDPNEIAEKTKQLALIGKE from the coding sequence ATGCATAAAGTGCATCAAGGAAAATTAGAAACTGTATCAAAAGTAAAAGTAGAAAATGCAAAAGATTTAAGTCTTGCATATTCTCCAGGGGTTGCAGAACCTTGTAAAGAAATTTATGACGATAAAAGTAAGGTATATGAATATACGATGAAGGGAAATATGGTAGCAGTTGTGACAGATGGCACGGCTGTACTTGGTCTTGGTAACATTGGACCTGAAGCATCTCTTCCAGTAATGGAAGGTAAAGCTGTATTATTCAAGAGCTTTGCTGGTGTAGATGCATTCCCAATCGCCTTAAATACAAACGATGTAGACAAAATTGTTGAAACTGTAAAATTAATGGAGCCAACTTTTGGCGGCGTTAACTTAGAGGATATCGCAGCACCAAACTGCTTCATTATTGAAGAACGTTTGAAAAAAGAAACAAATATTCCTATCTTCCATGATGATCAACACGGAACAGCTATCGTAACAGTAGCAGGTCTTGTGAACGCGCTAAAATTAGTTGGAAAGAAAATGTCTGACATTAAAGTTGTCGCAAATGGCGCAGGTGCAGCAGGTATTGCAATTATTAAACTTTTATATCGCTATGGTGTACGCGACATTATTATGTGTGACCGTAAAGGTGCGATCTATGAGGGTCGTCCTACAGGTATGAATCCTGTGAAGGATGAAGTTGCAAAATATACAAATAAGAATCGTATCGAAGGTTCTTTAGCTGATGTTGTACAAGGTGCGGACGTATTCATTGGTGTATCTGCAGAAGGTGCATTAACAGAAGAGATGGTTCGTACAATGAATGACAATGCAATTATTTTTGCAATGGCGAATCCAGTTCCAGAAATTATGCCAGAATTGGCAAAAGCAGCGGGCGCAGCTGTTGTTGGGACGGGTCGTTCTGACTTCGCAAACCAAGTAAATAATGTACTAGCGTTCCCTGGTATTTTCCGTGGTGCACTTGACGTACATGCGACACAAATTAACGAAGAAATGAAGATGGCAGCTGTACAGGCTATTGCTGAGCTTGTAGCAGAAGATGAGTTGAATGCAGACTATATCATTCCGGCACCGTTTGACGCGCGTGTAGCGCCTCAAGTGGCGGCTTACGTTGCGAAAGCTGCAATGGAGACAGGAGTAGCTCGCCGTCAAGTAGACCCAAATGAGATTGCTGAGAAAACAAAACAATTAGCGCTGATTGGTAAAGAATAA